The Thioalkalivibrio thiocyanodenitrificans ARhD 1 genome window below encodes:
- the coaE gene encoding dephospho-CoA kinase (Dephospho-CoA kinase (CoaE) performs the final step in coenzyme A biosynthesis.) codes for MLRIGLTGGIGSGKSLVCDLFARRGVPVIDSDAIAREIVTPGSEIAEAVIREFGETYRDVTTGGLDRKALRRLVFGNIRARHRLEAILHPRIRLELSRRQIGLDAPYCILSIPLLIESGFGDLVDRILVVDCPESLQVQRVMSRDGVTQEEAQAILASQASREQRLAQADDVIDNTGPPGDLEDKVERLHRQYLVWGRTTHRKDPAPDLPES; via the coding sequence ATGTTGCGCATCGGACTGACCGGCGGCATCGGCAGCGGCAAGAGCCTCGTCTGCGATCTGTTCGCGAGACGGGGGGTACCCGTGATCGACAGCGATGCGATCGCGCGGGAGATTGTCACCCCGGGCAGCGAGATTGCGGAGGCCGTGATTCGCGAATTCGGGGAGACATACCGGGATGTCACGACGGGTGGTCTGGACAGAAAGGCCCTTCGTCGGCTAGTTTTCGGGAACATCCGGGCACGTCACAGACTGGAGGCTATACTGCACCCTAGAATCAGGCTGGAATTGAGCCGGCGCCAGATCGGCCTGGACGCACCCTACTGCATCCTGAGCATCCCCTTACTGATCGAGTCAGGCTTCGGGGATCTGGTCGACCGTATCCTCGTGGTCGACTGTCCGGAATCCCTGCAGGTGCAACGGGTCATGTCCCGGGACGGGGTCACACAGGAGGAGGCTCAGGCCATCCTCGCCAGCCAGGCCTCCCGCGAGCAGCGTCTGGCTCAGGCGGACGATGTCATTGATAACACCGGCCCTCCGGGGGACCTGGAAGACAAGGTGGAAAGGCTGCACCGGCAGTACCTGGTATGGGGAAGAACGACCCACAGGAAGGACCCCGCTCCGGACCTGCCGGAATCATGA